A part of Campylobacter ureolyticus ACS-301-V-Sch3b genomic DNA contains:
- the pstB gene encoding phosphate ABC transporter ATP-binding protein PstB, which translates to MATITEVKENLALSIKDFSFWYQGSKKPNLNKINMPVADKKVTALIGPSGCGKSTLLRSINRIHDLYPGNRYEGEISFCGENILSSNIDLINLRIKIGMIFQQPTAFPMSIKDNVEYGLKLQGIKDKKTLSQITESALKGANIWDEVKDRLNDDAGGLSGGQRQRLCIARAIAVSPDILLFDEPTSALDPISTIAIEELMHRLKENYTIVIVTHNMQQALRVSDYTAFMYLGDLIEFGKTEQIFKNPREKLLQEYVGGKFG; encoded by the coding sequence ATGGCAACAATAACAGAAGTTAAAGAAAATCTTGCTTTAAGCATAAAAGATTTCTCATTTTGGTATCAAGGAAGCAAGAAACCAAATTTAAATAAAATTAACATGCCAGTGGCTGATAAAAAAGTAACTGCTTTGATAGGGCCATCAGGATGTGGTAAATCAACTCTTTTAAGGTCAATTAATAGAATTCATGATCTTTATCCAGGAAATCGCTACGAAGGCGAAATTTCTTTTTGTGGTGAAAATATTTTAAGTAGCAATATTGATTTGATAAATTTAAGGATAAAAATCGGTATGATTTTTCAACAACCTACTGCCTTTCCAATGAGCATAAAAGATAATGTTGAATATGGCTTAAAACTTCAAGGCATAAAAGATAAAAAAACACTGTCTCAAATCACTGAAAGTGCCTTAAAAGGTGCAAATATATGGGATGAGGTAAAGGATAGATTAAATGATGATGCAGGCGGACTTTCGGGCGGTCAAAGACAAAGACTTTGTATAGCAAGAGCTATTGCAGTAAGTCCTGATATTTTGCTTTTTGATGAGCCAACTTCAGCACTTGATCCAATCTCTACAATAGCTATTGAAGAGCTTATGCATAGACTAAAAGAAAACTACACAATTGTCATTGTAACTCACAACATGCAACAAGCTCTAAGAGTTAGTGATTATACAGCATTTATGTATTTAGGAGATTTAATAGAATTTGGCAAAACCGAGCAAATATTTAAAAACCCAAGAGAAAAACTTTTACAAGAGTATGTAGGTGGAAAATTTGGATAA
- a CDS encoding phosphate ABC transporter substrate-binding protein PstS produces the protein MLRKIVKFSFIFLCINLLNAYELKGYGATFAGDKVVELSNLYKLKTKNEISYFPIGSSGGIKQVLLNKADFAIVDIAFKDDSLEFIPFIKSPISISYNLPNISNLVLTPNLISKIFIGKIKFWNDKEIALLNPNLNLPNEKIIFFHRYDGSGTTFTISSFLKNNSDFWNLQNSEFINFKLGIGKKGNKEIALFIKQTPYSIGYASYYYTRNLNSVYLQYKGTISHPKDDNYPLQNYSYFIYKKDSSKKENIEKFIKFIKQNYNPKDDKLSYFD, from the coding sequence ATGCTAAGAAAAATAGTGAAATTTAGTTTTATATTCTTATGTATAAATTTATTAAATGCTTATGAGCTTAAAGGATATGGTGCAACCTTTGCAGGTGATAAAGTGGTTGAACTTTCAAATTTATATAAATTAAAAACTAAAAATGAAATTTCATATTTTCCAATTGGATCAAGTGGTGGAATAAAACAAGTTTTGCTTAATAAAGCTGATTTTGCAATAGTTGATATAGCTTTTAAAGATGATAGTTTAGAGTTTATACCATTTATAAAAAGTCCAATTTCCATAAGTTACAATTTACCAAATATTTCAAATTTGGTTTTAACTCCAAATTTGATATCTAAAATTTTTATAGGAAAAATTAAGTTTTGGAATGATAAAGAAATAGCTCTTTTAAATCCAAATTTAAATCTGCCAAATGAAAAAATAATTTTTTTTCATAGATATGATGGATCTGGCACTACATTTACAATATCATCTTTTTTAAAAAACAATAGTGATTTTTGGAATTTGCAAAACAGTGAGTTTATAAATTTTAAGCTAGGAATTGGAAAAAAAGGAAATAAAGAAATAGCTCTTTTTATAAAACAAACTCCTTATTCTATCGGATATGCAAGCTACTACTACACGCGAAATTTAAACTCAGTTTATTTGCAATATAAAGGTACAATTTCTCATCCAAAAGATGATAATTACCCTTTGCAAAATTATAGTTACTTTATATATAAAAAAGATAGTTCAAAAAAAGAGAATATTGAAAAATTTATTAAATTTATAAAACAAAATTACAATCCAAAAGATGATAAATTAAGCTATTTTGACTAA
- a CDS encoding nucleotidyltransferase family protein produces MENLDNTHLPKGIQDKLIKKLKSLKPREIWIFGSYAKGTPKPSSDIDLFVIKKKIKKDFHEDIVNLRNELNKLGKKYGIDIDLFIDTKDLVEEKLLDEDEFYTSVFDGASRIYTKKDGINISILLQKKSWFDKIMQKVKIIFMKCFGIKDSDAKKNSEI; encoded by the coding sequence GTGGAAAATTTGGATAATACTCATTTGCCAAAGGGCATTCAAGATAAGTTAATTAAAAAACTAAAATCATTAAAACCAAGAGAAATTTGGATTTTTGGAAGTTATGCTAAAGGAACTCCAAAGCCAAGTAGTGATATAGATCTTTTTGTGATTAAAAAAAAGATAAAAAAAGATTTTCACGAAGATATTGTAAATTTAAGAAATGAGCTAAATAAGCTAGGAAAAAAATATGGTATTGATATAGATCTTTTTATAGATACAAAAGATTTAGTTGAAGAAAAACTTTTAGATGAAGATGAGTTTTACACTTCTGTTTTTGATGGAGCTAGTAGAATTTATACAAAAAAAGATGGGATAAATATCTCAATTTTACTTCAAAAAAAGAGTTGGTTTGATAAAATTATGCAAAAAGTTAAAATTATTTTTATGAAATGTTTTGGAATTAAGGATAGCGATGCTAAGAAAAATAGTGAAATTTAG